The proteins below are encoded in one region of Clostridium pasteurianum DSM 525 = ATCC 6013:
- a CDS encoding NlpC/P60 family protein produces MHKRVICIVMAVGIVFGAGSKAFAEPSLNDQLNASKEQYSQSQAALNASSAKYAELENKIQDLDIKIQKSMVEAEQIKEKISTVQGNIAKEKKNLERAQQRVKDEQEMYKGRLRAMYISGNDGYLNALLDSEGISDFISKVDNIAKVAEFDNKLIASLNERQKEVESKKNLLEKNENQLLSLQNESNKNLADLGKQKVAQEPLVAQYKAEMAAATIASANAKAQVDTINNKIDEQKKAEEAAAQAAREAAQREAQNKAKAVQEASTQVAAATTPVINRGAQVSVPSVQTTTSSSRNSTSSTATNNSGDSKPSTGTSTSNSNVSSASSGSVVGYAQQFLGVKYVWGGTSPSGFDCSGFVQYVYAHFGVSIPRTSQAQFGAGTAVSQSNLQPGDLVFFHDDGSGPGHVGMYIGGGNIIHAPHTGDVVKIVPLSYMSGYCGARRVR; encoded by the coding sequence TTGCATAAGAGGGTAATATGTATTGTCATGGCAGTAGGTATTGTATTTGGTGCAGGTAGTAAAGCGTTTGCAGAACCTTCCTTAAATGACCAGCTAAATGCATCTAAGGAGCAATATAGTCAAAGCCAGGCAGCATTAAATGCGTCAAGTGCCAAATATGCTGAATTGGAGAACAAAATACAAGATTTGGACATTAAAATCCAAAAAAGTATGGTTGAGGCAGAGCAAATTAAAGAAAAAATCAGCACAGTTCAAGGAAACATAGCTAAAGAAAAAAAGAATTTGGAAAGAGCACAGCAGCGGGTAAAAGATGAACAGGAAATGTATAAAGGCAGACTAAGAGCAATGTACATATCAGGTAATGATGGATATTTAAATGCTTTACTAGATTCAGAGGGAATAAGTGACTTTATATCAAAAGTAGATAATATAGCTAAAGTTGCTGAATTTGACAATAAATTAATAGCTTCATTAAATGAAAGACAGAAAGAAGTTGAAAGCAAGAAAAATTTACTAGAAAAGAATGAAAATCAATTACTTTCATTACAAAATGAAAGTAATAAAAATTTAGCTGATTTAGGAAAACAGAAAGTAGCTCAAGAACCTTTAGTGGCGCAATATAAGGCTGAGATGGCAGCCGCTACTATAGCTAGTGCCAATGCAAAAGCACAGGTAGATACTATAAATAATAAAATAGATGAACAGAAAAAGGCAGAAGAAGCAGCAGCGCAGGCAGCACGTGAAGCGGCACAAAGAGAAGCACAAAATAAAGCAAAAGCGGTTCAGGAAGCTTCTACTCAAGTAGCAGCGGCTACTACACCTGTAATTAATAGAGGCGCACAAGTATCTGTGCCATCAGTACAAACAACAACTTCTTCATCAAGAAATTCAACTAGTTCTACAGCAACAAATAACTCCGGGGATTCAAAGCCATCAACAGGTACAAGCACTTCAAATTCAAATGTATCTAGTGCTTCCAGTGGATCTGTAGTTGGATATGCACAACAGTTTCTTGGAGTAAAATATGTTTGGGGAGGTACAAGCCCTAGCGGATTTGACTGCTCTGGTTTTGTACAGTATGTATATGCACATTTTGGAGTATCAATACCTAGGACAAGCCAAGCTCAATTTGGAGCAGGAACAGCTGTAAGTCAATCAAATCTTCAGCCGGGAGATCTGGTATTTTTCCATGATGATGGATCAGGTCCAGGACATGTTGGTATGTATATAGGCGGCGGAAATATAATACATGCACCACATACTGGAGATGTAGTAAAAATTGTTCCACTTTCCTATATGAGCGGATATTGTGGAGCAAGAAGAGTGAGATAG
- a CDS encoding C40 family peptidase — protein MHKKLLCAVMALGITFSIGGNVLAEPSLDDQLNAAQAQYNEGQSRLTSAQKKARDLQNKIQDIDNEIQLGINKVETLNGKINDTEANIKISQERIKKSEYNIKTEQRKYNQTIRTMYINGNNSYLDTLLQSKGISDFISKIDNVKVVAEYNDRIITDLNSRKNEVEIKKNVLNIEKKKLVGLKEEQNQKLTALNRQKEEQTPLIERANSEVSEAQQFSASANSQISAINQRVQAARAAVQSNGSAAVVSINRGGSIPKVTGGYSSDAIVTYAASFQGVPYVWGGTSPNPGFDCSGFVQYVYAHFGISIPRVTQDQFRFGTSVGASDLQPGDLVFFGSGPSHVGMYIGGGLMIHAPRTGDVVKIVPLSSHGNYVGARRVR, from the coding sequence GTGCATAAAAAATTGCTATGTGCTGTTATGGCTTTGGGTATTACTTTTTCAATTGGTGGAAATGTTTTAGCAGAACCATCTTTGGATGATCAGCTTAATGCGGCACAAGCTCAATATAATGAAGGACAGAGTAGACTAACTTCAGCACAGAAAAAGGCTAGGGATTTACAAAATAAGATACAAGATATTGATAATGAGATTCAACTAGGAATCAATAAAGTTGAAACTTTAAATGGCAAAATAAATGATACAGAGGCTAATATAAAAATATCACAGGAAAGAATAAAGAAATCGGAATATAATATAAAGACAGAGCAGCGCAAATATAATCAAACTATTAGAACTATGTATATTAATGGGAACAATAGTTATCTAGATACATTACTGCAGTCCAAAGGAATCAGTGACTTTATTTCCAAAATTGATAATGTAAAAGTAGTTGCAGAATATAATGATAGGATTATTACAGATTTGAATTCTAGAAAAAATGAAGTGGAAATAAAAAAGAATGTATTAAATATAGAAAAGAAAAAGCTTGTTGGACTTAAAGAAGAACAGAATCAAAAGCTTACTGCTTTAAACAGACAGAAAGAAGAACAAACTCCTCTTATTGAACGAGCTAATTCAGAGGTTAGTGAAGCACAGCAGTTCAGTGCATCTGCAAACTCTCAAATTTCAGCTATAAATCAAAGAGTTCAAGCTGCAAGGGCAGCAGTACAATCAAATGGAAGTGCAGCTGTTGTTTCAATTAATAGAGGCGGTAGTATACCGAAGGTAACTGGAGGTTATTCTAGTGATGCTATAGTAACCTATGCTGCAAGCTTTCAGGGGGTACCATATGTTTGGGGAGGTACAAGCCCTAATCCTGGGTTTGACTGTTCAGGATTTGTACAGTATGTATATGCTCATTTTGGTATATCAATACCTAGAGTAACTCAAGATCAATTTAGATTTGGAACTTCTGTCGGTGCATCAGATCTTCAACCAGGAGACTTGGTGTTTTTTGGAAGCGGGCCGAGTCATGTAGGTATGTACATAGGAGGAGGATTAATGATACATGCACCAAGAACTGGCGATGTAGTAAAAATTGTACCTCTTTCAAGTCATGGCAATTATGTAGGAGCTAGAAGAGTAAGGTAG
- a CDS encoding AbrB/MazE/SpoVT family DNA-binding domain-containing protein encodes MKSIGVVRRVDELGRIVIPIELRRTLNIAEKDALEIYVDGEQIILKKYEPACIFCGDARDVTNYKGKNICKSCLEELKQGK; translated from the coding sequence ATGAAATCAATAGGTGTTGTAAGAAGAGTGGACGAGTTAGGTAGAATAGTTATTCCCATAGAATTAAGAAGAACTTTAAATATAGCTGAAAAGGATGCTTTAGAAATTTACGTAGATGGCGAACAAATAATATTAAAAAAGTATGAACCAGCTTGTATATTCTGTGGTGATGCTAGAGATGTTACTAATTATAAAGGCAAGAATATTTGCAAATCATGTCTAGAGGAATTAAAGCAAGGAAAATAA
- a CDS encoding HD domain-containing protein: MEEIFKSLNGEAYLVNGYVIEKLIKPSANIKKIDIMYKGNIDDLFKLSKENLNYNIRLYNNEKMLIIEDNRNTLKIIELINKDIEEYLKDADYTMNAISVKLIDNKIIDPYQGRNHIKRRIIQEVNDKSIENHPLAILKGINYYIKYGMHFSIDTELHIRQQRKRLRDNYKSKLLKELMNIINADKTGVAFNVLDQYSILENLLPYINELKSIGKCKYHIEDVFTHMNTSYEVLKDIQYGKIKLKGLDIDIFNRNIDGYNLIDFLALTVFLHDIGKYKTYKKDNIKVSFINHDVVGKDIMKDVCKELYIPKAAEDIICNVIEAHMYPLKLFNIKDDIQEFNKELNLFINRYGEYYIYITIASYCDIIATTTYYDPDNKAEEYKSFIEKLLKIK, translated from the coding sequence ATGGAAGAAATTTTTAAGAGTTTAAATGGAGAGGCCTATTTGGTAAATGGTTATGTAATAGAAAAGCTTATAAAGCCCAGTGCTAATATAAAAAAAATAGACATTATGTATAAAGGTAATATAGATGATCTTTTTAAATTATCTAAAGAAAATTTAAATTATAATATTAGATTATATAATAATGAAAAAATGTTAATAATAGAAGATAATAGGAATACATTGAAAATAATTGAGTTAATTAATAAAGATATAGAAGAATATCTTAAAGATGCAGATTATACTATGAATGCAATATCAGTAAAGCTTATAGATAATAAAATTATTGATCCCTATCAAGGAAGAAATCATATAAAAAGAAGAATTATACAAGAAGTTAATGATAAAAGTATTGAAAATCATCCATTGGCCATATTAAAGGGAATTAATTATTATATTAAATACGGAATGCATTTTAGTATTGATACTGAATTACATATAAGACAACAGAGGAAAAGGTTAAGAGATAATTATAAAAGTAAATTATTAAAGGAACTTATGAATATCATAAATGCAGATAAAACTGGTGTAGCATTTAATGTATTGGATCAATATTCTATTTTAGAAAATTTGTTACCTTATATTAATGAACTTAAGAGCATTGGAAAGTGTAAATATCATATAGAAGATGTTTTTACCCATATGAATACTTCTTATGAAGTGTTAAAAGATATTCAGTATGGAAAAATAAAGTTAAAAGGATTAGATATAGATATATTTAATAGGAATATAGATGGATATAATTTGATAGATTTTTTAGCTCTAACTGTTTTTTTACATGATATTGGAAAATATAAAACTTATAAAAAAGATAATATTAAAGTAAGTTTTATTAATCATGATGTAGTTGGTAAGGATATAATGAAAGATGTTTGTAAAGAGTTGTATATTCCTAAAGCTGCAGAAGATATAATTTGCAATGTAATAGAGGCGCATATGTATCCTTTAAAATTATTTAACATAAAAGATGATATACAAGAATTTAATAAAGAGTTAAATCTATTTATTAATAGATATGGAGAATATTATATATATATAACTATAGCCTCTTATTGTGATATTATAGCTACTACTACCTATTATGATCCAGATAATAAAGCAGAAGAATATAAAAGTTTTATTGAGAAACTTTTAAAAATCAAATAA
- a CDS encoding cysteine desulfurase family protein — protein sequence MEVYMDNSATTKPYREVIEEMVNIMENYYGNPSSAYSLGVRAEKKCNEARNIIAKSINAIKEEIIFTSGGSESNNFLIKGFVRSGGHIITTKIEHPSVLNTCMQLEKEGVSVTYLDVDARGKVDMQMLKDSINKDTQVVSIMHVNNEIGVMQDLEHIGKIIKEKSSRIKFHVDAVQSYGKINVDVRKYSIDLLSASGHKIHGPRGIGFAYIRKGLVPKPLIEGGGQERNYRSGTENLAAISAMSKASEKIHNNINNNYEHVKNIKKYFIDKLKDIDDIIISSEMAEDYLPHILNVSFKGVKAEVLLHYLEEYGIYVSNGSACSAKRHNSSHVLKAIGLKNDEIQGAIRFSFNENNSFEEVDYAVEKIYKGLQMLRRLKI from the coding sequence TTGGAAGTATATATGGATAATAGTGCTACTACTAAACCCTATAGGGAAGTTATAGAAGAAATGGTGAATATTATGGAAAATTATTATGGTAATCCATCTTCAGCCTATAGCTTGGGTGTTAGAGCAGAAAAAAAATGTAATGAAGCAAGAAATATAATTGCAAAGTCAATAAATGCAATTAAAGAGGAAATAATATTTACTTCGGGAGGCAGTGAAAGTAATAATTTCCTTATAAAAGGTTTTGTAAGAAGTGGTGGACATATAATTACAACTAAAATTGAACATCCTAGTGTTTTAAATACGTGTATGCAGCTAGAAAAGGAAGGCGTAAGTGTTACTTATTTAGACGTAGATGCGCGGGGTAAAGTTGATATGCAAATGTTAAAAGATAGTATAAATAAAGATACCCAAGTTGTTAGTATTATGCATGTAAATAATGAAATTGGAGTAATGCAGGATTTAGAGCATATAGGAAAAATAATTAAAGAAAAAAGCAGTAGAATAAAATTTCATGTAGATGCAGTTCAAAGCTATGGAAAAATTAATGTAGATGTTCGTAAATATAGTATAGACTTATTATCAGCCAGTGGGCATAAAATACATGGACCACGAGGTATTGGTTTTGCTTATATCAGAAAAGGTCTTGTTCCAAAGCCATTGATTGAAGGCGGAGGGCAGGAAAGGAATTATAGATCAGGTACGGAAAATCTTGCAGCTATTTCCGCTATGTCAAAAGCTTCAGAAAAGATACATAATAACATTAACAATAATTATGAGCATGTAAAAAATATTAAAAAATACTTTATAGATAAATTAAAAGATATAGATGATATTATAATAAGCAGTGAAATGGCCGAGGATTACCTTCCACATATACTAAATGTATCTTTTAAAGGCGTTAAAGCAGAAGTTCTATTACACTATCTTGAGGAATATGGAATCTACGTTTCCAATGGATCTGCATGTTCGGCTAAAAGACATAATAGTAGTCATGTACTTAAGGCTATAGGCTTAAAGAATGATGAAATTCAAGGGGCTATAAGATTTAGTTTCAATGAGAATAATTCATTTGAAGAAGTGGATTATGCTGTAGAGAAGATTTACAAAGGTTTACAAATGTTAAGGAGATTAAAAATATGA
- the thiI gene encoding tRNA uracil 4-sulfurtransferase ThiI: MRKLILVKYASEIFLKGLNKNKFEKKLKDNIRYVLKGLEYEFITDQGRWFIYSEEIEELINRLKRLFGIAELCVVTEIETKVDKIYEEALRELKENGANTFKVETKRADKSFPMNSMEVSQKVGAYILKNTEGLSVDVKNPECRVTVEIRKNTYIYSKKIKGAGGMPYGTNGKTLLMLSGGIDSPVAGYMMARRGVELSCVYYHSHPYTSERAKEKVKELAKILQTYTGNMTLYIVPFTDIQMSIIEKCRKDELTIIMRRFMMRVACEIAEKNGIHSVSTGESIGQVASQTMEGLVVSNDAADRPVFRPLIATDKGDIMDIARNIGTYETSILPYEDCCTIFVPKHPKTKPILREIIKEESILDIDVLVKEAIENMEVCKDLP, from the coding sequence ATGAGAAAACTTATACTGGTGAAATATGCTTCAGAAATATTTTTGAAGGGTTTGAATAAAAATAAATTTGAGAAAAAACTTAAAGATAATATAAGATATGTATTAAAAGGGCTGGAATATGAATTTATAACTGATCAAGGTAGATGGTTTATCTATTCAGAGGAAATAGAAGAACTGATAAACAGACTTAAGAGACTTTTTGGAATAGCAGAGCTTTGTGTAGTTACTGAGATAGAGACTAAAGTAGATAAAATATATGAAGAAGCTCTTAGAGAATTAAAGGAAAATGGAGCTAATACTTTTAAAGTAGAAACTAAGAGAGCAGACAAAAGTTTTCCTATGAATTCTATGGAGGTCAGTCAGAAAGTTGGGGCTTACATACTAAAGAATACAGAAGGATTATCGGTAGATGTAAAGAATCCTGAATGCAGAGTGACTGTGGAAATAAGAAAAAATACTTATATATATTCTAAAAAGATAAAAGGGGCAGGTGGAATGCCTTATGGTACTAATGGTAAAACCCTTCTTATGCTTTCCGGTGGTATAGATTCCCCTGTAGCTGGATATATGATGGCAAGAAGAGGAGTTGAACTTAGCTGTGTTTATTACCATAGTCATCCTTATACTAGTGAAAGAGCAAAGGAGAAGGTTAAAGAGCTTGCAAAAATTTTGCAAACTTATACAGGCAATATGACTCTTTATATAGTTCCATTTACAGATATTCAAATGAGTATAATTGAAAAATGCAGAAAAGATGAACTTACAATTATTATGAGAAGATTCATGATGAGAGTTGCCTGTGAGATTGCTGAAAAAAATGGTATTCACTCGGTATCAACTGGTGAAAGCATTGGTCAAGTAGCAAGTCAGACAATGGAGGGACTTGTAGTTAGTAATGATGCAGCAGACAGACCTGTTTTCAGACCTCTTATAGCTACAGATAAAGGAGATATTATGGATATTGCTAGGAATATAGGTACTTATGAAACTTCTATACTACCTTATGAAGATTGTTGCACTATATTTGTACCAAAGCATCCAAAGACTAAGCCTATATTAAGGGAAATCATCAAAGAAGAATCAATACTTGATATAGATGTTTTAGTTAAAGAAGCTATAGAAAATATGGAAGTATGTAAGGATTTACCATAA
- a CDS encoding PspA/IM30 family protein translates to MGVIKRISNIFKSKVNNALDDIENPIELLDQKLRDMEKSLNDAKLSSAQILGNVHEIEKKIEKAKLESKDFDSKVKLAIKAGNDDLAKKALERKLDADKRIQSLEASYTDASKKANAIKTKLRDLEEEIQKTRNYRDEAAARFNNAEAAKKVNEVLANVETGSNKINLDDIERKIERKEALAEGLGDLQSDNSLDKEFEKLNEINLDDELAKYKSSVDSTNSK, encoded by the coding sequence ATGGGAGTAATAAAGAGAATATCAAATATTTTTAAATCAAAGGTGAATAATGCATTGGATGACATTGAAAATCCAATCGAATTACTGGATCAAAAATTAAGGGACATGGAAAAAAGCTTAAACGATGCAAAACTTTCTTCTGCTCAAATCCTTGGTAATGTTCATGAAATTGAGAAAAAAATTGAAAAAGCAAAACTAGAATCAAAAGATTTTGATTCTAAAGTAAAACTTGCAATAAAAGCAGGCAATGATGATTTAGCTAAAAAAGCTCTTGAAAGAAAACTTGATGCTGATAAAAGAATTCAAAGTTTAGAAGCAAGTTATACTGATGCATCTAAAAAGGCTAATGCTATAAAAACAAAATTAAGAGATTTAGAAGAAGAAATACAAAAGACTAGAAACTATAGAGATGAAGCTGCTGCAAGGTTTAATAATGCAGAGGCAGCTAAAAAAGTTAATGAAGTACTTGCAAATGTAGAAACTGGCTCAAATAAAATCAATCTTGATGATATAGAAAGAAAAATTGAAAGAAAAGAGGCTCTTGCCGAAGGCCTTGGTGACTTACAATCTGATAATTCTTTAGATAAAGAATTTGAAAAATTAAATGAGATAAATCTTGATGATGAGCTTGCAAAATATAAATCTTCTGTAGATTCTACAAATTCAAAATAA
- a CDS encoding DUF1836 domain-containing protein produces MTSKNFNIEDIKKMAKDISESSVIPYEDLPRYDLFLSQVTDYLNDKFKGEKYTNNIVQNYIKNEVISKPEDGRKRGYTKNHLAQLLLLSHMRPILTTEEIKKVFRLAFNEINDREDDIISWEMAYKTFSNIQQENYDRFLSKDYFDEVEFKKMSDETGLSGKEEERMMVFIVVMNLIAEASVIKNIAKNIIDEYFEDK; encoded by the coding sequence TTGACAAGTAAAAATTTTAATATAGAGGATATAAAAAAAATGGCTAAGGATATATCTGAAAGCAGTGTCATACCCTATGAGGATTTACCTAGATATGATTTGTTTTTATCTCAAGTGACAGATTATCTTAATGATAAATTTAAAGGAGAAAAATATACTAATAATATAGTTCAGAATTATATAAAAAATGAAGTAATATCAAAACCTGAGGATGGAAGAAAAAGAGGATATACTAAAAATCACTTGGCGCAGCTTTTACTGCTAAGTCATATGAGACCTATTTTAACTACAGAAGAAATCAAAAAAGTATTTAGATTAGCCTTTAATGAAATCAATGACAGGGAAGATGATATTATATCCTGGGAAATGGCATATAAAACTTTTTCAAATATACAACAGGAAAATTATGATAGGTTTTTATCTAAAGATTATTTTGATGAAGTAGAGTTTAAAAAGATGTCTGATGAAACTGGTTTAAGTGGAAAAGAAGAGGAAAGAATGATGGTATTCATTGTAGTTATGAATCTGATAGCAGAAGCAAGTGTTATTAAGAACATAGCCAAAAATATTATTGATGAATATTTTGAGGACAAATAA
- the thiD gene encoding bifunctional hydroxymethylpyrimidine kinase/phosphomethylpyrimidine kinase, translated as MKKVLTIAGSDSSGGAGIQADIKTMSSLGVYGMSIITAITAQNTMGVFDVLEVSKEMIESQINCIFQDISVDAVKIGMVSNTEIIKVIKEKLIRYNGENIVVDPVMVSKSGYFLLKQDAVEELKDLISIADIVTPNIPEAEVLSGIGIKNEEDMKRAAEIIAEIGAKNILIKGGHRCNNANDILYNRENFFVFEGDRIETKNTHGTGCTLSSAIASYIAKGYKVEKAIELSKQYINKAIKNSFSIGQGVGPVGHFIDLYKKAGMDY; from the coding sequence TTGAAAAAAGTTTTGACAATAGCAGGTTCAGATAGCTCCGGAGGAGCAGGTATACAAGCGGATATAAAGACAATGAGTTCTCTTGGAGTATATGGAATGAGTATTATAACAGCAATTACAGCTCAAAATACTATGGGAGTTTTTGATGTTTTAGAAGTAAGTAAAGAAATGATAGAAAGTCAAATTAATTGTATTTTTCAGGACATTTCTGTGGATGCTGTAAAAATAGGTATGGTTTCAAATACAGAAATTATAAAAGTTATAAAAGAAAAACTGATTCGATATAACGGGGAAAATATAGTTGTAGATCCTGTGATGGTGTCTAAAAGTGGATATTTTCTATTAAAGCAGGATGCTGTAGAGGAACTAAAAGATTTAATTTCTATTGCAGATATAGTAACGCCTAATATACCTGAAGCAGAAGTATTATCAGGAATAGGAATAAAAAATGAAGAAGATATGAAAAGAGCAGCTGAAATAATTGCAGAAATTGGAGCAAAAAACATATTAATTAAAGGTGGACATAGATGTAATAATGCCAATGATATTTTGTACAATAGAGAAAATTTCTTTGTTTTTGAGGGAGATAGAATAGAGACTAAGAATACTCATGGAACAGGATGTACGTTATCTTCAGCCATAGCTTCCTATATTGCAAAGGGATATAAAGTGGAAAAAGCTATAGAATTGTCAAAACAGTATATAAACAAAGCAATAAAAAACTCTTTTTCCATAGGACAAGGCGTAGGCCCTGTAGGACATTTTATTGATTTATACAAAAAAGCTGGTATGGATTATTGA
- the thiM gene encoding hydroxyethylthiazole kinase has protein sequence MNNDISNVIIKLRKKVPLVQCITNHVTINDCANILLAFGASPAMCEAYDESFEFAKIVDALYLNLGTLTKEQEASTIMAAISAKVHNIPVVLDPVACPVIERKVEVIDKITKLGRIDVIKGNSGEIKFLAGLQAEVKGVDSIGNQDGLIEACTILANKYNCVVAATGKKDIVSDGKRVVIIENGVEMLTKVTGAGCMLGALCGGTIGVEEDKFIATCTAIVSMGIAGEKAYETAKLPGSFRVKLLDSIYEIGEQEILQSSKISFLER, from the coding sequence ATGAATAATGATATTTCAAATGTTATAATAAAGTTACGAAAAAAGGTTCCATTGGTACAATGTATTACCAATCATGTTACCATCAATGATTGTGCTAATATTTTACTTGCATTTGGTGCATCACCAGCTATGTGTGAAGCTTATGATGAGAGTTTTGAATTTGCTAAAATTGTAGATGCACTGTATTTAAATTTAGGTACATTGACAAAGGAACAGGAAGCATCAACTATTATGGCTGCAATATCAGCTAAAGTACATAATATACCTGTAGTACTAGATCCTGTTGCATGTCCTGTAATTGAGAGAAAGGTAGAAGTAATAGATAAAATTACTAAGCTTGGACGAATAGATGTTATAAAAGGTAATTCTGGTGAAATAAAATTTTTGGCAGGTCTACAAGCTGAGGTTAAGGGTGTAGATTCTATAGGAAATCAAGATGGATTAATAGAGGCATGTACAATATTAGCGAATAAATATAATTGTGTAGTAGCAGCAACAGGTAAAAAAGATATAGTTTCTGATGGAAAAAGAGTTGTGATAATTGAAAATGGAGTAGAGATGTTAACCAAAGTAACTGGAGCTGGATGTATGCTTGGAGCACTTTGTGGAGGAACCATAGGAGTAGAAGAAGATAAGTTTATAGCAACCTGTACAGCTATAGTTTCTATGGGTATTGCCGGAGAAAAGGCCTATGAAACTGCTAAGCTTCCTGGAAGCTTTCGTGTAAAACTTTTAGATTCCATATATGAAATAGGAGAACAAGAAATATTACAATCTTCTAAGATAAGTTTCTTAGAAAGATAA
- the thiE gene encoding thiamine phosphate synthase, with translation MKTDYSLYLVTDRRFLKGRNIKTAVEKAIAGGVTVVQVREKDVTTREFYKVASEVKEITDKYNIPLIINDRIDIAQAVDATGVHLGQDDMPITLARNILGKDKIIGISVGNVNEAKEAEECGADYVGIGAIFFTGSKKDIDTPIGISGLSEIVKNINIPSVAIGGVNKDNLSQVISTGTNGAAVISAILGNDNIEQATRELKIKL, from the coding sequence ATGAAAACAGACTATAGTTTGTACTTAGTTACTGATAGAAGATTTTTAAAGGGAAGGAATATTAAGACCGCAGTGGAAAAAGCTATAGCAGGAGGAGTAACTGTAGTACAGGTAAGGGAGAAAGATGTAACTACTAGGGAGTTTTATAAAGTAGCATCAGAAGTAAAAGAGATTACTGATAAATATAATATACCTCTTATAATTAATGATAGAATTGATATTGCACAGGCGGTGGATGCAACAGGGGTACATCTGGGTCAAGATGATATGCCTATTACTTTAGCTAGAAATATACTGGGCAAAGATAAAATAATTGGTATATCTGTAGGAAATGTAAATGAAGCTAAAGAAGCAGAAGAATGTGGTGCTGACTATGTAGGTATAGGAGCAATTTTCTTTACTGGAAGTAAAAAAGATATAGATACACCTATAGGAATTTCAGGTCTTAGTGAAATTGTTAAGAATATAAATATACCATCAGTAGCTATAGGTGGGGTTAATAAAGATAATCTATCTCAGGTTATAAGTACTGGTACAAATGGCGCTGCTGTAATATCAGCAATACTTGGCAATGACAATATAGAGCAGGCTACCAGAGAATTAAAGATAAAGTTATAG
- a CDS encoding GNAT family N-acetyltransferase has translation MNLNRKIRLGKKSDINKILEIYKPFVENTVITFEYEVPTLNDFNVRMLNIQKKYPLLICEINDKVVGYAYASQFGERAAFNWSVELSIYISPKYHKYKIGKSLYFALFEVLKLQGYYNAYAKITSPNVKSEYLHKSFGFKLVGIYKNIAFKFGNWQDLACYELNLKDYDKSPLPPKTINEISITPKFKKILQEAEEIIKPHY, from the coding sequence ATGAACCTTAATAGAAAAATCAGATTGGGAAAAAAATCTGACATTAATAAAATTTTAGAGATTTATAAACCTTTTGTAGAAAATACCGTTATTACCTTTGAATATGAAGTTCCAACCTTAAATGACTTCAATGTCAGAATGTTAAATATTCAAAAGAAATATCCTTTACTGATATGTGAAATTAATGATAAAGTTGTTGGCTATGCCTATGCATCTCAATTTGGTGAACGTGCTGCCTTCAACTGGTCAGTTGAACTTTCAATTTATATAAGTCCTAAGTACCATAAATATAAAATTGGTAAATCATTATATTTTGCTCTATTTGAAGTACTAAAACTACAAGGTTACTATAATGCATATGCTAAAATAACTTCGCCAAATGTAAAAAGCGAGTATCTTCATAAATCCTTTGGTTTTAAACTTGTAGGAATTTACAAAAATATAGCTTTTAAATTCGGTAATTGGCAAGACTTAGCCTGTTATGAATTAAATCTTAAAGACTATGATAAATCTCCTTTACCCCCTAAAACAATTAATGAGATAAGCATAACTCCAAAATTTAAAAAAATATTACAAGAAGCTGAAGAAATAATAAAACCTCATTATTAA